A region from the Dysidea avara chromosome 15, odDysAvar1.4, whole genome shotgun sequence genome encodes:
- the LOC136245991 gene encoding uncharacterized protein, with protein MIGEKQEGLASIIGCKFKGCGHELIFNTSTKTKGLTGKMFWTNNLAAVWGQMTTGGGFNTLEESLSVLNVLVMTKQSFMHTEQIIGKWWWSVLEESMKAAGRQERQIAINKQQHHHSVPAITVIVDAGWSKRTHKHSYNALSCVGVIFGKETKKLLFIGVRNKYCAVCAKDTTKEHECFKNWTGSSSSMESDIILEGFSKAEEQHGLRYTSFIGDGDSSVHSTLRENIKVWGHAITKLECANHAVKCFRSHLENLVKDKPQYKGRNKLTEAQRKRLASAVRCAIIMRSNEVKDKKVNKVAAAKALQEDILNATLHCFGSHSKCKPEYCKTVRALQSPTNTNDSQQSDILFSSGTDSSTDTSFNSSICSAGPSNSTSQASSSLVDCCDEVSNDDPLDALLLEQQMAWEEVTSDAPEEVQLDYSLEPTVPLDQQMICDIQKIAGRLAAKANQLIGNFTTNLAEGYMHIRSKFDGGKQINRSQSGSWESCCAGAALRVNEGPEWGPTIWEKITKCTSNDTFRTVSASKNKILAQDNKRKATEEVKQQRKRRRSTPDYQQGRLDYSRYDNKGPNAVEVPTDLFTDKLHDLMVKYYEAHVKVTETAYQNNGTK; from the exons ATGATCGGTGAGAAACAGGAAGGCCTGGCTTCAATTATCGGCTGTAAGTTCAAAGGATGTGGACATGAACTTATTTTCAATACATCCACAAAAACCAAAGGGTTAACAGGGAAAATGTTTTGGACCAACAATCTAGCTGCAGTGTGGGGTCAAATGACAACAGGAGGCGGCTTCAACACACTGGAAGAGTCACTGAGTGTTCTGAATGTTCTTGTAATGACAAAGCAATCCTTTATGCATACTGAGCAAATCATTGGGAAGTGGTGGTGGTCTGTTCTAGAAGAATCCATGAAAGCTGCAGGGAGACAAGAAAGACAAATAGCAATCAATAAACAACAACACCACCATTCAGTGCCAGCTATAACTGTCATCGTAGATGCTGGATGGAGCAAACGCACACACAAGCACAGTTACAATGCCTTATCATGTGTGGGTGTCATTTTTGGCAAAGAAACTAAAAAACTTCTATTTATAGGAGTACGAAACAAATATTGTGCTGTATGTGCAAAGGATACTACCAAAGAGCATGAATGTTTTAAAAATTGGACAGGGTCATCATCATCGATGGAATCTGATATAATATTGGAAGGGTTTTCAAAAGCTGAGGAGCAACATGGTTTGCGATACACCAGCTTTATTGGTGATGGTGACAGTTCAGTGCATAGTACACTCAGAGAAAATATTAAAGTATGGGGACATGCAATAACAAAGCTAGAATGCGCCAATCACGCAGTTAAATGTTTTAGGTCCCATTTAGAGAATTTGGTCAAGGATAAGCCCCAGTATAAAGGAAGGAACAAACTAACTGAAGCACAACGAAAACGGTTAGCTTCCGCTGTTAGGTGTGCAATCATTATGAGAAGTAATGAAGTGAAGGACAAGAAGGTAAACAAAGTTGCAGCAGCTAAAGCACTGCAGGAAGATATTTTAAATGCCACATTGCATTGTTTTGGCAGTCACAGTAAATGCAAGCCAGAGTACTGCAAAACTGTGAGAGCACTGCAATCACCCACAAACACAAATGACTCACAGCAGAGTGACATCCTTTTTTCTTCGGGCACTGATAGTAGCACTGATACATCCTTTAACTCATCCATCTGTTCTGCAGGCCCCTCAAATAGCACGTCACAGGCATCCTCAAGTCTTGTTGACTGTTGTGATGAGGTCTCAAATGATGACCCCCTCGACGCTCTATTGTTAGAGCAGCAAATGGCATGGGAAGAGGTAACGTCTGATGCACCAGAGGAGGTTCAACTTGATTACAGTCTAGAGCCAACTGTTCCACTTGATCAGCAGATGATATGTGACATACAGAAGATTGCTGGAAGATTAGCTGCAAAGGCCAACCAATTGATTG GAAACTTCACAACAAACCTAGCTGAGGGATATATGCACATCAGGTCCAAATTTGATGGAGGTAAACAAATTAATAGATCACAAAGTGGTTCATGGGAAAGCTGTTGTGCTGGAGCTGCTTTAAGAGTTAACGAGGGACCTGAATGGGGGCCAACAATCTGGGAGAAAATAACAAAATGTACAAGCAATGACACTTTCAGAACAGTCTCAGCTAGCAAAAACAAAATCCTTGCTCAAGACAACAAACGCAAAGCTACTGAGGAAGTAAAGCAACAGCGTAAACGGAGGAGATCAACTCCTGACTATCAACAGGGGAGACTAGACTATTCTCGTTACGACAATAAAGGTCCTAATGCTGTTGAAGTGCCAACGGATTTGTTTACTGATAAATTACATGATTTAATGGTCAAATACTATGAAGCACATGTGAAAGTTACCGAGACAGCATACCAAAACAATGGGACAAAGTAA